From a region of the Candidatus Jettenia caeni genome:
- a CDS encoding outer membrane efflux protein: MWIIIFRNIREIPLKIPLFSCILFILCADAIAQEKNNPAQHAMNSKNVVEMNEADAPLDLKWLIQEAKEHNPEIIAAQKRLHAAKAKIPQAKSLDDPNIRIGSFDMSNHPLNINGQTDMLQQRYGVSQKIPFPGKLRLRGEIATEDAHMVEKELQSKIQEILALVKSAFYELSYINTAIDITEEIRGLLRRFATITQEKYAVGTATQRDVLAAQVELSTLANNIIVLNKESESMVARLNILLDRPTEAPLGKPRPFEKHSLRLTIKELEDIAIKNRPELKRFDHLIKRSEAEVKLSKKDYYFSDFEPMVEYMQEDKSSDTWASAITINVPWLWPKNRSKVKETKETLKAAKSDYRFINNKTLFEVKDLLVRLQASESTINLYKTGVIPQAEQSLKAARIGYEAGRVDFLTLIDSQRTLLNAKLLYHRALIDFEQNLANLERATGIQLTQ, from the coding sequence ATGTGGATAATTATATTTCGAAACATACGTGAAATACCATTAAAAATACCTCTTTTTTCATGTATCTTATTCATCTTATGTGCCGATGCTATTGCCCAGGAAAAGAATAACCCGGCTCAACATGCGATGAATAGTAAGAACGTTGTTGAGATGAATGAGGCCGATGCTCCGTTAGATTTAAAGTGGTTGATTCAAGAAGCGAAGGAACATAATCCAGAAATTATAGCTGCCCAAAAACGCTTACATGCTGCAAAAGCAAAGATTCCACAAGCCAAATCTTTAGATGATCCCAATATTCGCATCGGTTCTTTTGATATGTCCAATCACCCCCTCAATATTAATGGCCAAACCGATATGCTTCAACAGCGTTACGGCGTATCACAGAAGATACCCTTTCCCGGGAAATTGCGCCTCAGAGGTGAAATAGCCACAGAAGATGCACATATGGTGGAAAAAGAACTTCAATCGAAAATACAAGAGATTTTAGCCCTGGTAAAATCGGCTTTTTATGAACTCTCTTATATCAACACCGCGATTGATATTACCGAAGAAATCAGGGGTTTACTGCGCAGGTTTGCTACAATTACCCAGGAAAAATATGCTGTAGGTACGGCTACCCAAAGAGATGTGCTTGCAGCACAGGTTGAACTATCTACCTTAGCTAACAATATCATTGTTTTAAATAAAGAGAGTGAATCTATGGTTGCCCGATTAAATATACTATTAGACAGACCTACAGAAGCGCCCCTGGGAAAACCGCGCCCTTTTGAAAAGCATAGTTTACGTTTAACGATCAAAGAGCTGGAGGATATTGCCATAAAAAACCGGCCGGAGCTGAAAAGGTTTGATCACCTTATTAAGAGGAGCGAAGCAGAGGTAAAACTTTCGAAAAAGGATTATTACTTCTCGGATTTTGAACCGATGGTGGAGTACATGCAAGAGGATAAAAGTTCTGATACATGGGCATCGGCTATTACAATTAATGTCCCGTGGCTATGGCCGAAGAACCGGTCAAAGGTTAAGGAAACCAAAGAAACCCTCAAAGCCGCTAAGTCAGATTATCGCTTTATTAATAATAAGACATTATTTGAGGTTAAAGATCTTCTCGTGAGGTTACAAGCATCCGAGAGTACCATAAACCTGTATAAAACCGGTGTAATTCCGCAGGCAGAGCAATCGTTAAAGGCTGCGCGTATTGGATATGAGGCAGGCAGGGTAGATTTCCTAACCCTCATTGATAGTCAGAGAACTCTTCTGAATGCAAAATTACTTTACCACAGGGCGCTTATTGATTTTGAACAAAATTTGGCAAATCTGGAAAGAGCTACGGGTATACAATTGACACAATAA
- a CDS encoding UDP-glucose 4-epimerase has product MKILVTGGAGFIASHLVDKLIAEGHQVVVIDNLSAGRRENIHTNAIFYKIDICDAVALEEVFKQERPEIVDHHAAHVNVRKSVEMPVYDANINILGSLNLCELSKKYKIQKFIYVSTGGAVYGEPKDLPVKETCPVEPLSQYGVSKHTVEHYLSIFYKLYNLNFTILRYPNVYGPRQSPHGEAGVVAIFSELILQNARPTIFGDGSKTRDYVYVDDIIRANLIVLNNVGNGEIYNLGWGKEISDLEVFQAVRRALKSDIEPIFSEKRPGEIDHISLDSSKALKELNWRPEATFDEGVALATQYYQRLQKTR; this is encoded by the coding sequence GTGAAAATACTTGTGACTGGAGGAGCTGGTTTTATTGCATCTCATTTAGTAGATAAATTGATTGCGGAAGGGCACCAGGTAGTTGTTATTGATAACCTTTCTGCCGGACGGAGGGAAAATATTCATACGAATGCGATATTTTATAAAATAGATATTTGTGATGCTGTTGCGCTGGAAGAAGTGTTTAAGCAGGAGAGGCCAGAGATTGTCGATCATCATGCTGCTCATGTTAATGTACGCAAATCAGTAGAGATGCCAGTTTATGATGCGAACATTAACATTCTTGGTTCGTTGAATCTTTGTGAATTATCTAAGAAATATAAGATTCAGAAATTTATCTATGTCTCAACAGGAGGAGCTGTTTACGGAGAACCCAAGGATTTACCCGTCAAAGAAACTTGCCCTGTTGAGCCACTTTCTCAGTATGGTGTAAGTAAGCATACGGTAGAGCATTATTTGTCTATTTTTTATAAACTATACAATTTGAATTTCACCATTTTAAGATATCCGAATGTATATGGTCCAAGGCAGTCTCCGCATGGTGAGGCAGGGGTGGTTGCAATCTTTAGCGAGCTGATACTTCAGAATGCACGCCCTACCATTTTTGGCGATGGTTCTAAGACAAGAGATTACGTTTACGTAGATGATATTATCAGGGCAAATCTCATTGTCTTGAATAATGTAGGAAATGGCGAGATTTATAATCTGGGATGGGGGAAGGAAATCTCCGACTTGGAAGTATTTCAGGCAGTTAGAAGGGCGTTAAAATCAGATATTGAGCCTATTTTTAGTGAAAAAAGACCAGGAGAAATTGATCATATCAGTCTGGATAGTTCAAAAGCATTAAAAGAGTTAAACTGGAGACCAGAGGCTACCTTTGATGAAGGTGTTGCCTTAGCAACACAATATTATCAACGCTTACAAAAGACCCGTTAG
- a CDS encoding beta-hydroxyacyl-(acyl-carrier-protein) dehydratase has protein sequence MAQDILADLSTLNVNTPIVDIEGIRTIIPHRYEMEQLNGILKFDMEQGIIVGYKDISNNEFWVRGHIPGRPLMPGVIMLEAAAQLCTYYYKQATKDDRFLGFGGIDKVKFRGKVIPGDRLILIAKNKELRSRRAIFDTQGVVDGKLVFEGVIIGMVV, from the coding sequence ATGGCACAAGACATCTTAGCTGATTTAAGTACTTTGAATGTGAATACACCGATAGTGGATATTGAGGGTATTCGGACTATTATACCACATCGTTATGAAATGGAACAACTTAACGGTATTCTGAAATTCGATATGGAGCAGGGTATCATTGTAGGATATAAAGATATTTCAAATAATGAATTTTGGGTACGCGGGCATATTCCCGGCCGGCCCCTCATGCCAGGGGTAATTATGTTGGAAGCTGCTGCGCAGTTATGCACCTATTATTACAAACAAGCGACAAAGGACGATAGATTCCTCGGTTTTGGTGGTATAGATAAAGTTAAGTTTCGGGGGAAGGTTATTCCTGGCGATAGACTTATTCTGATTGCAAAAAATAAGGAACTACGCTCGCGAAGGGCCATCTTTGATACACAGGGGGTGGTAGACGGAAAGCTCGTTTTTGAGGGCGTTATTATTGGTATGGTCGTTTAA
- a CDS encoding 30S ribosomal protein S9, which produces MAEKQYIWGTGRRKTSIARVRLKKGDGKIMVNNLDLDAYFPIERDRGIVMSPLKTTNRLGEFDVLINVQGGGITGQAGAISLGIARALSKSDSSLVDNLRNEGFLTRDSRMKERKKYGQKGARKSFQWTKR; this is translated from the coding sequence ATGGCTGAAAAACAATATATTTGGGGCACAGGAAGACGTAAAACCTCTATTGCAAGGGTACGATTGAAAAAAGGAGATGGAAAGATTATGGTGAATAATCTGGATTTAGATGCGTACTTTCCTATAGAACGGGATAGAGGTATCGTCATGTCTCCTTTAAAAACCACGAATAGGTTAGGAGAATTCGATGTATTGATAAATGTCCAGGGAGGAGGTATAACAGGTCAGGCTGGCGCTATATCCCTTGGTATTGCACGCGCTTTATCGAAATCAGACTCTTCTCTTGTAGATAATTTACGTAATGAAGGTTTTTTAACCAGAGATAGCAGGATGAAAGAACGGAAAAAATATGGCCAGAAGGGAGCACGAAAGAGCTTCCAGTGGACAAAACGATAA
- a CDS encoding putative transcriptional repressor, whose product MEALWNCGESSVRDILKAFPVNKNISYSAVITVTNRLVNKGFLKRKKVRKSYFYTPIYDKEQFFEFVSKKVMEGASELSPHSVMAHFMDYMAQMNLDTLEYFSKLIESKRQNKSQK is encoded by the coding sequence ATGGAAGCTTTGTGGAACTGTGGAGAGTCCAGCGTAAGGGATATACTAAAAGCTTTTCCCGTTAACAAGAATATTTCTTACTCTGCCGTAATTACTGTTACGAACCGGCTCGTTAATAAGGGATTTCTGAAAAGGAAAAAGGTGAGAAAGAGCTATTTTTATACACCAATTTATGACAAAGAACAGTTTTTTGAATTTGTATCTAAAAAGGTTATGGAAGGGGCTTCCGAACTTTCTCCTCATTCAGTAATGGCACATTTTATGGATTATATGGCACAAATGAACCTGGATACATTAGAGTATTTTTCCAAATTAATTGAATCAAAGAGACAAAATAAATCTCAGAAATAG
- a CDS encoding 50S ribosomal protein L13, translated as MNTFMAKKENVKRNWYIVDAEDKVLGRMLTTVSRVLQGKHKPEYTPHVDVGDFVIITNASKVKLTGKKMDEKIHYYVTGFQSGLRKRMVGKTLETAPEKVFNRSVKRMLPRSRLGKAMLRKLKIYAGTEHPHQAQQPKELIIRN; from the coding sequence ATGAATACTTTTATGGCTAAAAAAGAGAATGTAAAAAGGAATTGGTATATAGTCGATGCTGAGGATAAGGTCTTAGGCAGGATGTTAACCACAGTATCAAGAGTTCTTCAGGGTAAACATAAGCCTGAATATACTCCCCATGTTGATGTGGGAGATTTTGTTATTATTACCAATGCCAGCAAGGTAAAACTTACCGGGAAAAAGATGGATGAGAAAATTCACTATTATGTAACTGGTTTCCAAAGTGGTTTAAGAAAGCGGATGGTTGGAAAAACCCTGGAAACAGCGCCTGAAAAAGTATTTAACCGTTCAGTAAAAAGAATGTTACCCAGATCAAGATTGGGGAAAGCAATGTTAAGAAAACTAAAAATTTATGCAGGTACCGAGCACCCACACCAGGCGCAACAACCAAAAGAGTTGATTATTCGTAATTAG